In the genome of Dermacentor silvarum isolate Dsil-2018 chromosome 1, BIME_Dsil_1.4, whole genome shotgun sequence, one region contains:
- the LOC119436314 gene encoding prefoldin subunit 6, whose translation MEALHKALVQEVEKYKAVQKDFQKTYSLRQKLDSQLNENTVVKEELALLEADAGVYKLIGPVLIKQGLEDAKQNVDKRLDYISTELKRHDSLLQELEKKQDAQRDTIHKLEQQIQQSKGKAAGKM comes from the exons ATGGAAGCGCTTCACAAAGCTTTAGTGCAAGAAGTCGAAAAATACAAGGCTGTTCAGAAAG ACTTCCAGAAGACATACAGCTTGCGGCAAAAGTTGGACTCCCAGTTGAATGAGAACACTGTTGTCAAAGAG gAGCTGGCTCTTCTAGAAGCTGATGCAGGGGTGTACAAGTTAATTGGCCCTGTACTTATAAAGCAGGGGCTAGAAGACGCCAAACAAAATGTTGACAAAAGACTGGATTACATCAGCACAGAACT gAAAAGGCATGATTCCCTGCTTCAGGAGTTAGAGAAGAAGCAAGATGCCCAGAGGGACACCATCCACAAGTTGGAACAACAAATCCAGCAATCCAAGGGAAAAGCAGCTGGCAAGATGTGA